The Boseongicola sp. DNA segment TTGGTCGCCTTCCTGGATACGATACACCTGCGGGAGAGGCTTCCCATCGGGCCCTAATGGAGGGGGTGGTGTGGCGCATGCGGCCAATAAAACAAGGGTTATCAAAGCCAGTGCGCGTCGGATCATATTAACTTAGCCTCGGTAGTGTTTGCACCGCATTACAACCAACTGGTTCAGTGTTCAAATCGAAGTGGTCATAAAGTTGCCAACTGACGCCGCTGTGAATTGATGCTTGGCACCGACAGGCTTAGAAAGCGTCCGAGCAGAAATGAATCTGGAGCGAGAATATGGGACGCGTTCACAAGCCACTTTTCAGCCGGCGGGCATTTATGGCGGCTAGTACAGCGACGTTGGCAACTCCTGCGCTTGCCCAAACTAACGGCGACACCGTTGAATTCAGAGAGGCTGTTGCGCCTCAGGCTGTTCGTAGAAATGCGTCCAGTTTTAGAGCCATGGACTGGCAGCCATATTTTGACAACTTGCGGAATGGCGCGATCTTGGTGGACCTTCCATCAAGGGCTTTGCATTTTTGGAATGATGGAGGGTCGGTTTATAAGTTGTACCCAACCAGCGTTCCACTAAGTGAAGACTTGACCAGGCGCGGCCGAACTAAAGTTGTATTGAAAGATCCAGAGCCAGATTGGCGACCAACTCCGGCGATGAAGAAGCGGAATCCGGACTGGCCTGACTACATGCCACCTGGCCCGGATAATCCATTGGGAATTCGCGCACTTCATCTGACTTGGCAGTACTATCGAATTCACGGAACTCACGACACACGAAAGATCGGCCGGCGTTCTTCCAATGGGTGCATTGGTCTCTACAATGAGCATATTACTGAGCTTTACGATCTTGCTCAGGTCGGCACACAGGTGTTGCTGATTTAGTCTCGTCGTAGGGTGATCCGCTGGGGATTTTATCCCCCGGATCCCGAAAGAATATTTTAACCAGAAAGATGGATCAGGTGATCCAACCCTGAAGGTTGTCCCTGATGACTTCGCATAGGGCCGCAATGTGGGCTTCGTCGTCGTTCAAGCAGGGAATGTAAGTGAAGACGTCACCGCCTGCATGCTCAAAGCTCTCGCGAATTTCTTCGTTAATCTCCTCAAGAGTCTCGATGCAGTCTGCCGAGAAAGCGGGCGCGATAACCGCAATGTTCTTCTTTCCGGAATTGGCCAATCGCGCAACTTCCTCAACGGTGTAGGGCTGCAGCCATTCCTCGGGGCCAAATTTGCTTTGGAATGTTGTAGCTATTTGCGAATCGTCCCACCCAAGTCGCTCTTTCAACAGGCGCGTCGTCTTTTGGCATTGGCAGTGATAGGGGTCACCTTCCAACAAGTAACGTTGTGGTACGCCGTGGTAAGAACACACCAAAATGTCTGGTTTGCGATTGCGATCTGCGTATGCGCGCTCAACCGATTGCGCCAAGACTTCAATGTAGGATGGTTGGTCAAAATAGGCGGGAACAGTGCGCACCGGTGGTTGCCAATTTTCGCTTTCGAGTGAGCGGAAAAATTGGTCATTCGCCGTCGCGGTCGTGGCGCCCGCGTATTGTGGATACAAAGGGAAAAAAAGTATCTTGCGACATCCTTGTTCAATCATACTTCTGACCCGCGATGGCGTTGAGGGGTTGCCGTAGCGCATGCAGAAATCCACCAGCACCTGATCACCAAATCCATCTTTCATAGCTGCGGCAATACCTGCGGTCTGCGCCTTTGTGATGGTCATTAATGGGCTTTCGCCTGCATCTTCGTTCCAGATTGACTTATAAGCTGCCCCGGATGTGAAAGGGCGTTTTGTCAGGATGACGGCTTGAAGAAGCGGTTGCCAGAGCCATGGGTTGTAGTCGATGACACGGCGATCGGACAAGAACTCGTTTAGATAACGCCGCATAGACCAATAATCGTAGCCGTCGGGTGTGCCCAGGTTTGCAAGGAGCACCCCGATTTTCTCGGGCTTGATAGCAGGGTGATCCGTCGGAATATGTGGAGCGTTGGTCAATAGGTCGTCCTGAAAGATGTGCGTTTGATGGGAGATAACCGGAAAGTTGGCGACGTCAACGCTGTTTAGGGTCCGCAATGTCGCCGGTCGGGGATTCGTCGACACCCAGGGCGTCTGCCAGGCGTGTTGATGCGGTGCCGGGTTGCAATGGCTTTTGCTGACTAGAATCGGGGGACCAGCCGGTGAGGTAAACCAATTCGAATGTGGCTGTTAGATAGCCCTCGGTATCGGCAAAGTTGGCGCGATAGATTTGCTCGGTTAGGGCAAAGAGCTTGCGTGGAGAGAACGCGCGGCGTCTCGCGGCAAGCGCATTGGTTTCACCCATGCCGCGAATGTCACGAAAGAGATCGGAAAGTGATTGGTAGCGCACAGTCAACGTTCGGTTATCTGCTACAGGAAGGGCAAATCCAGCTCGTTGAAGTAATGCGCCAAGGTCGCGCATGTCACCCATGGGCAGTATTCTTGGAGATAGGCCGCCGGTGAGTTTGGTTTCGGCCTCGGCAAGTGAAGTTCTTAGTTCGTGTAGAGTTTGACCACCGAACTGCACCGCTATGAAAAGGCCATCAGGCCTCAGAGCAAGACGGGATTGAACCATCTGGCCAATGGGATCATCGGCCCAATGAAGTGACATTGTGTGAAGGATTAGATCGTGCGCTGCTGGTTCGAGTGCCAACGTATCATCATCTGATGCAATTTTCGCGTTCGCCCAATGGATGATGAAGGGCGTTGCGTTCCCGCCAACTATTGCGGGCGCAGTAAACACTTTTTTAACCTCGCTGACCCTTTCCTTAAGATCAGTTGCGGCTTCTTCGAACAAAAACAACTCTGGTGCGTGCCAGGCGCGATGGCGATGCAAAGCAAGAGCGGTTCGGTCGGTAAGTTTTGGCGTCAGAGGCATGGATACACAGGGTTAGTTAAGATGTCGCTTATGCAACGTGCGTTGACATTGATCTATCCCGATCAGTGTATTCTTTGCACAGATCTTGTCGAGCGTCGCGGGGCGTTGTGCGCCAGATGTTGGAAGGACACACCTTTTTTGACAGGTCACGGGTGTGATCGGTGTGGCGCGCCTCTGGTTGGTGTCGGCGATGGAGGCGTGGATCACTGTGATGACTGTATTAAGACGGCTCCTCCCTGGCGGCGGGGTAGGGCGGTGGCACGTTATGACGGAAATGCACGGCGGATTGTTCTTGCTTTAAAGCATGGAGATCGGCTGGACCTTGTTCCGACGATCGCAGGATGGATGGCGAGAGCGGGAAAAGATCTTCTTACTGAACGCCCGGTAATAGTTCCAGTTCCCTCCCATTGGTCACGTCTTTTGAAGAGGCGATTCAATCAAGCAACCGAAGTAACCCGTTCACTGGCGAAGCTGGAGGCGCTGCCACATTGTCCCGATGCCCTGGTCCGGACCAGAATAACCGCAGTTCAAGATGGGAAAGGGCCAGAAGAAAGATTTCAAAACATCGCCAATGCAATAACGGCGAACCCAAAGCGTCTTGACCGCTTGGGCGGAAAAAAAGTCTGCTTGGTGGATGACGTTATGACATCGGGGGCTACTTTGTCGGCTGCTACCAATGCCTGTTATGCAGCGGGTGCAGATCAAGTTTCCGTTCTGGTTCTGGCGCGTGTGACCAAAGCAACCTAAGTAATGGACAATCTAACTCAGGAAGTCCTGCAATGAGAAATGTTGAGATTTACACCACACCACTTTGTGGGTTTTGCCATGCGGCCAAAAGGCTTCTTCAAGACAAAGGAATATCTTTTGCCGAGATTGATGTAGCGCGCGACCCTTCTAAGCGCCATGAGATGGTACAGCGGTCGAACGGTAGACGCACGGTTCCGCAAATATTCGTCGATGGCGATTATGTTGGTGACTGTAATCATCTGTATTCTCTGGAAAGGTCCGGAAAGTTAGATCCGATTTTGGCTGCTTAATTGATGAGAGTAGGGCTTGTTCAACTAAATGCGTCCGACGACCCCAAGAATAATTTGGGTGCGACGACGTCATTCGTCGAGCAAGCGGCTGCTGGCGGAGCAGAACTGGTTCTGACCCCGGAAGTAACAAATTGCGTCTCTGCAAGCCGATCGCGACAGAACGATATGCTGCAAACGGAAGACGAAGATTTGACTTTGGCAGCGCTCCGCAAAGAGGCGACGCGTCTTGGCATCTGGGTGTTGATTGGATCGTTGGCGCTAAAACAAGAAAACAAGTCACGGTTTGTGAACCGATCTTTTTTGATTTCGCCAAATGGAGCAATTACAGCGCGGTACGATAAAATCCATATGTTCGATGTTAAGATTTCCGAAACCGAGACCTATCGCGAAAGCGACGGATATCAGCCTGGCAATTCATGCGCGGTTGTTCAGATGAACGATGCAACGCTGGGCATGACAATTTGCTACGATGTCCGGTTCCCTTATCTCTATCGCAAAGTTGCCAAGGCAGGGGCGCAAATACTTACAGTTCCGTCGGCGTTTACGCCGGAAACTGGGGCTGCGCATTGGGAAGTACTCCTGCGGGCACGCGCAATTGAAAATGGTTGTTTTGTATTGGCCCCGGCCCAATGTGGCACCCATT contains these protein-coding regions:
- a CDS encoding L,D-transpeptidase family protein encodes the protein MGRVHKPLFSRRAFMAASTATLATPALAQTNGDTVEFREAVAPQAVRRNASSFRAMDWQPYFDNLRNGAILVDLPSRALHFWNDGGSVYKLYPTSVPLSEDLTRRGRTKVVLKDPEPDWRPTPAMKKRNPDWPDYMPPGPDNPLGIRALHLTWQYYRIHGTHDTRKIGRRSSNGCIGLYNEHITELYDLAQVGTQVLLI
- a CDS encoding ferrochelatase, with the translated sequence MTNAPHIPTDHPAIKPEKIGVLLANLGTPDGYDYWSMRRYLNEFLSDRRVIDYNPWLWQPLLQAVILTKRPFTSGAAYKSIWNEDAGESPLMTITKAQTAGIAAAMKDGFGDQVLVDFCMRYGNPSTPSRVRSMIEQGCRKILFFPLYPQYAGATTATANDQFFRSLESENWQPPVRTVPAYFDQPSYIEVLAQSVERAYADRNRKPDILVCSYHGVPQRYLLEGDPYHCQCQKTTRLLKERLGWDDSQIATTFQSKFGPEEWLQPYTVEEVARLANSGKKNIAVIAPAFSADCIETLEEINEEIRESFEHAGGDVFTYIPCLNDDEAHIAALCEVIRDNLQGWIT
- a CDS encoding SAM-dependent methyltransferase, whose amino-acid sequence is MPLTPKLTDRTALALHRHRAWHAPELFLFEEAATDLKERVSEVKKVFTAPAIVGGNATPFIIHWANAKIASDDDTLALEPAAHDLILHTMSLHWADDPIGQMVQSRLALRPDGLFIAVQFGGQTLHELRTSLAEAETKLTGGLSPRILPMGDMRDLGALLQRAGFALPVADNRTLTVRYQSLSDLFRDIRGMGETNALAARRRAFSPRKLFALTEQIYRANFADTEGYLTATFELVYLTGWSPDSSQQKPLQPGTASTRLADALGVDESPTGDIADPKQR
- a CDS encoding ComF family protein: MSLMQRALTLIYPDQCILCTDLVERRGALCARCWKDTPFLTGHGCDRCGAPLVGVGDGGVDHCDDCIKTAPPWRRGRAVARYDGNARRIVLALKHGDRLDLVPTIAGWMARAGKDLLTERPVIVPVPSHWSRLLKRRFNQATEVTRSLAKLEALPHCPDALVRTRITAVQDGKGPEERFQNIANAITANPKRLDRLGGKKVCLVDDVMTSGATLSAATNACYAAGADQVSVLVLARVTKAT
- the grxC gene encoding glutaredoxin 3, translating into MRNVEIYTTPLCGFCHAAKRLLQDKGISFAEIDVARDPSKRHEMVQRSNGRRTVPQIFVDGDYVGDCNHLYSLERSGKLDPILAA
- a CDS encoding carbon-nitrogen hydrolase family protein, which gives rise to MRVGLVQLNASDDPKNNLGATTSFVEQAAAGGAELVLTPEVTNCVSASRSRQNDMLQTEDEDLTLAALRKEATRLGIWVLIGSLALKQENKSRFVNRSFLISPNGAITARYDKIHMFDVKISETETYRESDGYQPGNSCAVVQMNDATLGMTICYDVRFPYLYRKVAKAGAQILTVPSAFTPETGAAHWEVLLRARAIENGCFVLAPAQCGTHSAMTGRRRRTYGHSLVVDPWGHVLADGGEAPGVTLVDLDLNAVDYARRRISSLTHDRDCIPL